A genome region from Anolis carolinensis isolate JA03-04 chromosome 6, rAnoCar3.1.pri, whole genome shotgun sequence includes the following:
- the ramp2 gene encoding receptor activity-modifying protein 2, with product MEGQCLPLQLLLLVFTVTIGLDAYSGTVAPPSNASLSLEGGPNVTAPNYHRNLEGNSTIDVDIYYYLAEDCWLKFYLQMTNVSKEHLCEWRAIGRPYSILRKCLEDYADKWNYGFPNALAEYYIVLSHHLYFRNCTSELHPPFLDPPENILLPLIITPICLIPFLITLVVLKSKDGETQA from the exons ATGGAAGGCCAGTGCCTGCCTTTGCAACTGCTTCTGCTGGTCTTTACAG TGACTATAGGGCTTGATGCTTACTCTGGGACAGTGGCACCTCCCAGCAATGCCAGCTTGTCTTTGGAAGGAGGGCCAAATGTTACAGCTCCAAACTATCACAGGAACCTAGAAGGAAACTCAACAATTGATGTTG atatttattattacttagcAGAAGATTGCTGGTTGAAGTTTTATCTACAAATGACTAATGTCAGCAAAGAGCACTTGTGTGAATGGAGGGCCATTGGCAG ACCATACAGCATTTTACGAAAGTGCTTGGAAGATTATGCTGACAAATGGAACTATGGCTTCCCCAATGCCTTGGCCGAGTACTACATTGTGCTCAGCCACCATCTCTACTTCCGCAACTGCACTTCGGAACTGCACCCACCTTTCCTGGACCCCCCAGAAAATATTTTGTTGCCCCTCATCATAACTCCCATCTGTCTCATTCCTTTCTTGATCACTCTTGTGGTGCTGAAGAGCAAGGATGGTGAAACACAGGCATGA